In Roseisolibacter agri, a genomic segment contains:
- the rfbB gene encoding dTDP-glucose 4,6-dehydratase, translating to MPTYLVTGGAGFIGSALVRRLLARPDVTVVTVDKLTYAGNLDSLGAALEHPRHRFEQVDIGDATQMQRVFEEHRPDGVFHLAAESHVDRSIDGPGAFIETNVVGTFHLLQEARRYWASLEGGARDAFRFLHVSTDEVFGSLGEDGAFREDTPYDPSSPYSASKAASDHLARAWHRTYGLPVIVTNCSNNYGPYQFPEKLIPLTILNAFAGLPLPVYGKGENVRDWLYVDDHAEALITAMERGRVGGTYLVSGREERRNIDVVRLVCGIVDELAPAADGTRRASLITFVTDRPGHDQRYAVDSSKIQRELGWRPSETFESGLRKTVAWYLENRTWWERVRSGGYRGERLGLAEV from the coding sequence ATGCCCACCTACCTCGTCACCGGCGGGGCCGGCTTCATCGGCTCGGCGCTCGTCCGCCGTCTGCTCGCGCGTCCCGACGTCACGGTCGTGACGGTCGACAAGCTCACCTACGCCGGCAACCTCGACTCGCTCGGCGCCGCGCTGGAGCACCCGCGCCACCGCTTCGAGCAGGTGGACATCGGGGACGCGACGCAGATGCAGCGCGTGTTCGAGGAGCACCGGCCCGACGGCGTCTTCCACCTCGCCGCCGAGTCGCACGTCGACCGCTCCATCGACGGGCCGGGCGCGTTCATCGAGACGAACGTCGTCGGCACGTTTCACCTGCTGCAGGAGGCGCGGCGCTACTGGGCGTCGCTCGAGGGCGGCGCGCGCGACGCGTTCCGCTTCCTCCACGTCTCCACCGACGAGGTGTTCGGCTCGCTCGGCGAGGACGGCGCGTTCCGCGAGGACACGCCCTACGATCCGAGCTCGCCCTACTCGGCCAGCAAGGCGGCGTCCGACCACCTCGCGCGCGCCTGGCACCGCACGTACGGGCTGCCGGTGATCGTCACCAACTGCTCGAACAACTACGGGCCGTACCAGTTCCCCGAGAAGCTGATCCCGCTCACGATCCTCAACGCGTTCGCGGGGCTGCCGCTGCCGGTGTACGGCAAGGGCGAGAACGTGCGCGACTGGCTCTACGTCGACGACCACGCCGAGGCGCTCATCACCGCGATGGAGCGCGGCCGCGTGGGCGGCACGTACCTCGTGAGCGGGCGCGAGGAGCGCCGCAACATCGACGTCGTGCGGCTCGTGTGCGGCATCGTCGACGAGCTGGCGCCGGCGGCCGACGGGACGCGGCGAGCGTCGCTGATCACCTTCGTCACCGACCGCCCGGGCCACGACCAGCGCTACGCGGTGGACTCCTCCAAGATCCAGCGCGAGCTGGGCTGGCGGCCGAGCGAGACGTTCGAGTCGGGGCTGCGGAAGACGGTCGCGTGGTACCTCG